A section of the Agromyces aurantiacus genome encodes:
- the hisI gene encoding phosphoribosyl-AMP cyclohydrolase yields MTGTGDEELEFDTETWAPDATAVDRAAFNSDGLLPAVIQQWDTGEVLMLGWMDREAMRRTLTEGRVTFWSRSRQEYWRKGDTSGHAQYVKAAALDCDADTLLVKVEQVGVACHTGTRTCFDGDPLPVVEGMAGATDAPDPAPPGGAR; encoded by the coding sequence ATGACCGGGACCGGCGACGAGGAGCTCGAGTTCGACACCGAGACGTGGGCGCCCGACGCGACCGCGGTCGACCGCGCCGCGTTCAACTCCGACGGGCTGCTGCCCGCCGTCATCCAGCAGTGGGACACCGGCGAGGTGCTCATGCTCGGCTGGATGGACCGCGAGGCCATGCGCCGCACCCTCACCGAGGGGCGCGTGACGTTCTGGTCGCGCTCGCGCCAGGAGTACTGGCGCAAGGGCGACACCTCCGGCCACGCCCAGTACGTGAAGGCCGCCGCGCTGGACTGCGACGCCGACACGCTGCTCGTGAAGGTCGAGCAGGTCGGGGTCGCCTGCCACACGGGCACGCGCACGTGCTTCGACGGCGATCCGCTCCCGGTGGTCGAGGGCATGGCCGGCGCGACCGACGCCCCCGATCCCGCCCCGCCCGGAGGAGCCCGATGA
- the rpe gene encoding ribulose-phosphate 3-epimerase, translating to MSTRINPSILAADFANLERELGRISSADLVHVDIMDNHFVPNLTFGLPMVERLVQVTPIPLDVHLMIEDPDRWAPGYAEVGAASVTFHAEAARDPIALARRLREIGARAGIALKPGTPVDPFLEVLHEFDQVLVMTVEPGFGGQSFMPETMPKLRRVADAVADAGLDVWLQVDGGIAAETIGIAAEAGANTFVAGSAVFRGVPEEQITLLRDAVASHPHAHR from the coding sequence ATGTCGACGCGCATCAACCCGAGCATCCTCGCCGCCGATTTCGCCAACCTCGAACGCGAGCTCGGCCGGATCTCGAGCGCCGACCTCGTGCACGTCGACATCATGGACAACCACTTCGTGCCCAACCTCACGTTCGGGCTGCCCATGGTCGAGCGGCTGGTGCAGGTGACCCCCATCCCGCTCGACGTGCACCTCATGATCGAGGACCCCGACCGCTGGGCCCCCGGCTACGCCGAGGTCGGCGCCGCGTCGGTCACCTTCCACGCCGAGGCCGCGCGCGACCCGATCGCGCTCGCCCGCCGGCTGCGCGAGATCGGCGCGCGCGCGGGCATCGCCCTGAAGCCCGGCACGCCCGTCGACCCCTTCCTCGAGGTGCTGCACGAGTTCGACCAGGTGCTCGTGATGACGGTCGAGCCCGGCTTCGGCGGGCAGTCGTTCATGCCCGAGACCATGCCGAAGCTCCGGCGCGTCGCCGACGCGGTCGCCGACGCCGGCCTCGACGTCTGGCTGCAGGTCGACGGCGGCATCGCGGCCGAGACCATCGGGATCGCGGCCGAAGCGGGCGCGAACACGTTCGTCGCGGGTTCGGCGGTGTTCCGGGGCGTGCCCGAGGAGCAGATCACGCTCCTGCGCGACGCCGTGGCGTCGCACCCGCACGCGCATCGGTAG
- a CDS encoding anthranilate synthase component I has product MTAARTASTRFDDFAALLPGRRVVPVVRELFADGETPVGIYRKLARDRPGTFLLESAEQGGIWSRYSFVGAASYGVLTERDGTVDWIDTGLPRERALGDASEGLAPLAALEALYERWATADVPGAPPLTGGLVGFIGWEAIRQIEHLPNRPPADFAVPGQAFAFVSELVVIDHRTGTVQLVAAVLNDLGEAAEALWADAQARLDRLQAALAQPAEAYLAEIDLSRAAEPRHRTEKADFLAAVERSKEYIREGDIFQVVISQRFEQEATAHPIDVYRVLRSLNPSPYMYLLHLEDSAGEPYWIVGSSPEALVKVEDGRVYTHPIAGSKPRGATPEDDADLEAELVADPKEQAEHLMLVDLARNDLAKVCDAGSVEVTEFMRVERFSHIMHLVSSVEGDLSADANAIDVFRATFPAGTLSGAPKPRALEIIDELEPAQRGVYGGVVGYFGFGGDADLAIAIRTATISGGVARVQAGGGLVADSNPESEYQESVNKAAAPLRAVAVANAMRRVGSEPA; this is encoded by the coding sequence ATGACGGCCGCACGCACCGCCAGCACCCGCTTCGACGACTTCGCCGCGCTGCTGCCCGGCCGCCGCGTGGTCCCGGTCGTCCGCGAGCTCTTCGCCGACGGCGAGACGCCCGTCGGCATCTACCGCAAGCTCGCGCGCGACCGTCCCGGCACGTTCCTGCTCGAGTCCGCCGAACAGGGCGGCATCTGGTCGCGCTACTCGTTCGTCGGCGCCGCCTCGTACGGCGTGCTCACCGAGCGCGACGGCACGGTGGACTGGATCGACACGGGCCTGCCGCGCGAGCGCGCACTCGGCGACGCATCCGAGGGGCTCGCACCGCTGGCCGCGCTCGAGGCGCTCTACGAGCGGTGGGCCACCGCGGACGTGCCGGGCGCGCCGCCGCTCACGGGCGGACTCGTCGGCTTCATCGGGTGGGAGGCGATCCGCCAGATCGAGCACCTGCCGAATCGCCCGCCCGCCGACTTCGCCGTGCCCGGGCAGGCGTTCGCCTTCGTGTCCGAGCTCGTGGTGATCGACCACCGCACGGGCACCGTGCAACTCGTCGCGGCGGTGCTCAACGACCTCGGCGAGGCGGCCGAGGCGCTGTGGGCCGACGCGCAGGCTCGGCTCGACCGGCTTCAGGCCGCGCTCGCGCAGCCCGCCGAGGCGTACCTCGCCGAGATCGACCTGTCGCGCGCCGCCGAGCCGCGCCACCGCACCGAGAAGGCCGACTTCCTCGCCGCGGTCGAGCGCTCGAAGGAGTACATCCGCGAGGGCGACATCTTCCAGGTCGTCATCTCGCAGCGGTTCGAGCAGGAGGCAACGGCCCACCCCATCGACGTCTACCGCGTGCTGCGCAGCCTCAACCCGAGCCCGTACATGTACCTGCTGCACCTCGAGGACTCGGCGGGGGAGCCCTACTGGATCGTCGGCTCGTCGCCCGAGGCGCTCGTCAAGGTCGAGGACGGCCGGGTGTACACGCACCCGATCGCCGGGTCGAAGCCGCGCGGCGCCACCCCGGAGGACGATGCCGACCTCGAGGCCGAGCTCGTCGCGGACCCCAAGGAGCAGGCCGAGCACCTCATGCTCGTCGACCTCGCGCGCAACGACCTCGCGAAGGTGTGCGACGCGGGCTCGGTCGAGGTCACGGAGTTCATGCGCGTCGAGCGGTTCAGCCACATCATGCACCTCGTGTCGTCGGTCGAGGGCGACCTCAGCGCCGACGCGAACGCGATCGACGTGTTCCGCGCGACGTTCCCCGCCGGCACGCTCTCGGGTGCACCCAAGCCTCGCGCGCTCGAGATCATCGACGAGCTCGAGCCCGCCCAGCGCGGCGTGTACGGGGGAGTGGTCGGCTACTTCGGCTTCGGCGGCGACGCCGACCTGGCGATCGCCATCCGCACCGCGACGATCTCCGGTGGCGTGGCGCGCGTGCAGGCGGGCGGCGGCCTGGTGGCCGACTCGAACCCCGAGTCCGAGTACCAGGAGTCGGTCAACAAGGCCGCGGCCCCGCTGCGCGCGGTCGCCGTCGCCAACGCCATGCGGCGCGTCGGCTCGGAGCCCGCGTGA
- the hisG gene encoding ATP phosphoribosyltransferase produces MLRIAVPNKGSLSETAAQMLYEAGYTGRRDPKELIVADPRNGVEFFYLRPRDIATYVGSGALDVGITGRDLLLDSGSEATEIAPLGFGDSTFRFAGAPGAFAELADLEGVRVATSYPGLVGDFLARHGVTSKLVKLDGAVESAVRLGVADAVADVVSTGSTLRKAGLEIFGPVILESEAVLIGSGVERPGTQTLVRRLQGVLVARQYVLLDYDVPVAQLEAATEVAPGFESPTVSPLHDPEWVAVRVMIPRTEMNHVMDELYALGARAILVSAIHAARL; encoded by the coding sequence ATGCTCCGAATCGCCGTGCCCAACAAGGGCTCGCTCTCCGAGACCGCCGCGCAGATGCTCTACGAGGCCGGGTACACCGGCCGTCGCGACCCGAAGGAGCTCATCGTCGCCGACCCCCGCAACGGGGTCGAGTTCTTCTACCTCCGTCCGCGCGACATCGCGACCTACGTCGGCTCGGGCGCACTCGACGTCGGCATCACGGGCCGCGACCTGCTGCTCGACTCGGGGTCCGAGGCCACCGAGATCGCCCCGCTCGGGTTCGGCGACTCCACGTTCCGCTTCGCGGGTGCGCCGGGTGCGTTCGCCGAGCTCGCCGACCTCGAGGGCGTGCGGGTGGCCACGAGCTATCCCGGGCTCGTCGGCGACTTCCTCGCCCGGCACGGCGTGACCTCCAAGCTCGTCAAGCTCGACGGCGCGGTCGAGTCCGCGGTGCGGCTCGGCGTGGCCGACGCGGTCGCCGACGTGGTCTCGACCGGGTCGACGCTGCGCAAGGCCGGCCTCGAGATCTTCGGGCCCGTCATCCTCGAGTCCGAGGCGGTGCTGATCGGCTCCGGCGTCGAGCGGCCCGGCACGCAGACGCTCGTGCGTCGCCTGCAGGGTGTACTCGTCGCCCGGCAGTACGTGCTGCTCGACTACGACGTGCCCGTGGCGCAGCTCGAGGCGGCGACCGAGGTCGCGCCCGGCTTCGAGTCGCCGACGGTCTCCCCGCTGCACGATCCCGAGTGGGTCGCGGTGCGCGTCATGATCCCGCGCACCGAGATGAACCACGTCATGGACGAGCTCTACGCCCTCGGCGCGCGCGCGATCCTGGTCAGCGCGATCCACGCGGCACGACTGTAG
- the hisF gene encoding imidazole glycerol phosphate synthase subunit HisF, with translation MSLAVRVIPCLDVAGGRVVKGVNFLNLRDAGDPVELAARYAEQGADELTFLDVTATVDDRATTYDMVRQVAEQVFIPLTVGGGVRSNEDVARLLGHGADKIGVNSAAIARPALIGEIADRFGAQVCVLSLDVKRSDRTESGFVVTTHGGRTEIDLDALAWARRAIELGAGELLVNSIDADGTKQGFDLELVRLMHELSSVPVIASGGAGAVEHFAPAIAAGADAVLAASVFHNGELTIGDVKHALAADGRIVR, from the coding sequence ATGAGCCTCGCCGTCCGTGTCATCCCGTGCCTCGACGTCGCCGGCGGCCGCGTCGTCAAGGGCGTCAACTTCCTGAACCTCCGCGATGCCGGCGACCCCGTCGAGCTCGCGGCCCGCTACGCCGAGCAGGGCGCCGACGAACTCACCTTCCTCGACGTCACCGCCACGGTCGACGACCGCGCGACCACCTACGACATGGTGCGCCAGGTCGCCGAGCAGGTCTTCATCCCGCTCACCGTGGGCGGCGGGGTGCGATCGAACGAGGATGTCGCGCGGCTGCTCGGCCACGGGGCCGACAAGATCGGCGTGAACAGCGCCGCCATCGCGCGCCCCGCGCTCATCGGCGAGATCGCCGACCGCTTCGGCGCGCAGGTGTGCGTGCTCTCGCTCGACGTCAAGCGCTCCGACCGCACCGAGTCGGGCTTCGTGGTCACCACGCACGGCGGCCGCACCGAGATCGACCTCGACGCGCTCGCGTGGGCGCGCCGGGCGATCGAGCTCGGCGCGGGCGAGCTGCTGGTCAACTCGATCGATGCCGACGGCACCAAGCAGGGCTTCGACCTCGAGCTCGTGCGCCTCATGCACGAGCTCTCGTCGGTGCCGGTGATCGCCTCGGGCGGCGCCGGCGCGGTCGAGCACTTCGCCCCCGCGATCGCCGCCGGCGCCGACGCCGTGCTCGCGGCCTCGGTGTTCCACAACGGCGAGCTGACGATCGGCGACGTCAAGCACGCACTCGCGGCCGACGGGAGGATCGTCCGATGA
- the trpB gene encoding tryptophan synthase subunit beta has protein sequence MALRAQTGPYFGEFGGRFVPESLIAALDELSEAYTLAKLDPEFQRELDELGRSYTGRPSIITEVPRFAEHAGGARVVLKREDLNHTGSHKINNVLGQALLTTRIGKKRVIAETGAGQHGVATATAAALFGLDCTIYMGEVDTERQALNVARMRLLGAEVVAVKTGSRTLKDAINDAMRDWVTNVETTNYIFGTVAGPHPFPEMVRDFQKIIGEEARQQVIDLTGALPTAVAACVGGGSNAIGIFHAFLDDADVALYGFEAGGEGVETPRHAATISKGRPGVLHGARSYLLQDEDGQTIESHSISAGLDYPGVGPEHSWLAALGRAQYRPVTDDAAMQALRLLSRTEGIIPAIESAHALAGAIDLGRELGRDATILVNLSGRGDKDMDTAAKYFSLYDGGEQ, from the coding sequence ATGGCCCTCCGTGCCCAGACCGGTCCCTACTTCGGCGAGTTCGGCGGGCGGTTCGTCCCCGAATCCCTGATCGCCGCACTCGACGAGCTCTCCGAGGCGTACACGCTCGCCAAGCTCGATCCCGAGTTCCAGCGCGAGCTCGACGAGCTGGGCCGCAGCTACACGGGCCGGCCCTCGATCATCACCGAGGTGCCGCGGTTCGCCGAGCACGCGGGCGGTGCGCGGGTCGTCCTCAAGCGCGAGGACCTCAACCACACGGGCTCGCACAAGATCAACAACGTGCTCGGCCAGGCGCTCCTGACCACGCGCATCGGCAAGAAGCGCGTGATCGCCGAGACCGGCGCCGGCCAGCACGGCGTCGCGACCGCGACGGCGGCGGCCCTGTTCGGGCTGGACTGCACGATCTACATGGGCGAGGTCGACACCGAGCGCCAGGCGCTGAACGTCGCGCGCATGCGGCTGCTCGGCGCCGAGGTGGTCGCGGTCAAGACCGGGTCGCGCACGCTCAAGGACGCGATCAACGACGCCATGCGCGACTGGGTCACGAACGTCGAGACCACCAACTACATCTTCGGCACGGTCGCAGGTCCCCACCCGTTCCCCGAGATGGTGCGCGACTTCCAGAAGATCATCGGCGAGGAGGCGCGCCAGCAGGTCATCGACCTCACCGGCGCACTGCCCACCGCGGTCGCCGCGTGCGTCGGCGGCGGCTCCAACGCGATCGGCATCTTCCACGCGTTCCTCGACGACGCCGACGTCGCGCTCTACGGGTTCGAGGCGGGCGGCGAGGGCGTCGAGACGCCGCGGCACGCCGCGACGATCTCGAAGGGGCGCCCGGGCGTGCTCCACGGCGCGCGCAGCTACCTCCTGCAGGACGAGGACGGCCAGACCATCGAGTCGCACTCGATCTCGGCGGGCCTCGACTACCCCGGGGTGGGGCCCGAGCACTCGTGGCTGGCCGCGCTCGGCCGCGCGCAGTACCGTCCGGTCACCGACGACGCCGCGATGCAGGCGCTCCGGCTGCTCTCGCGGACCGAGGGCATCATCCCCGCGATCGAGTCCGCGCACGCGCTCGCGGGCGCCATCGACCTCGGCCGCGAGCTCGGGCGCGACGCGACCATCCTCGTGAACCTCTCGGGGCGCGGCGACAAGGACATGGACACCGCGGCGAAGTACTTCAGCCTGTACGACGGAGGCGAGCAGTGA
- the trpC gene encoding indole-3-glycerol phosphate synthase TrpC: MLSELTANAVADAESRRAERSLADVEAAALARPAAIDALDALAPGARVKVIAEIKRSSPSRGSLASIDDPAALARTYELGGASAISVLTEGRKFGGSLADLESVRAAVSLPVLRKDFIATPYQVFEARAAGADLVLLIVAALDDATLAELHGLITELGMTALVETHSADELDRAAQLGARLIGVNARDLSTFELDRDLFGRLVDRFPDGAIRVAESAVLSAADVAHYRAAGADAVLVGEALVTGDPIANLSAFLAV, translated from the coding sequence GTGCTCTCCGAGCTCACGGCGAACGCCGTCGCCGACGCTGAGTCGCGCCGCGCCGAGCGGTCGCTGGCCGACGTCGAGGCGGCCGCGCTCGCCCGCCCGGCCGCGATCGACGCGCTCGACGCGCTCGCGCCCGGAGCGCGCGTGAAGGTCATCGCCGAGATCAAGCGCTCGAGCCCCTCGCGCGGCTCGCTCGCGTCGATCGACGATCCGGCCGCGCTCGCGCGCACGTACGAGCTCGGCGGCGCGAGCGCGATCAGCGTGCTCACCGAGGGCCGCAAGTTCGGCGGCTCGCTCGCCGACCTCGAGTCGGTGCGGGCCGCGGTCTCGCTGCCCGTGCTGCGCAAGGACTTCATCGCGACGCCGTACCAGGTGTTCGAGGCGCGCGCCGCGGGCGCCGACCTCGTGCTCCTCATCGTCGCCGCGCTCGACGACGCGACCCTGGCCGAGTTGCACGGGCTCATCACCGAGCTCGGCATGACGGCCCTCGTCGAGACCCACTCCGCCGACGAGCTCGACCGCGCCGCCCAGCTCGGCGCCCGGCTCATCGGCGTGAACGCCCGGGACCTCTCCACGTTCGAGCTCGACCGCGACCTGTTCGGACGCCTCGTCGATCGCTTCCCCGACGGGGCGATCCGCGTGGCCGAGTCGGCCGTGCTGTCGGCGGCGGATGTCGCGCACTACCGTGCCGCGGGCGCCGACGCCGTGCTCGTGGGCGAGGCCCTCGTCACGGGCGACCCCATCGCGAACCTCTCAGCATTCCTGGCGGTATGA
- a CDS encoding DUF6704 family protein: MSTEHADPGHGHSPAAWTAVTIMLVAFAIGTLAFFLDLQWLVWASAGLLVVGALTGWALARAGYGVDGAKTAPKAH; the protein is encoded by the coding sequence ATGAGCACTGAGCACGCCGACCCCGGCCACGGACACTCGCCCGCGGCGTGGACCGCCGTGACGATCATGCTCGTGGCCTTCGCCATCGGCACGCTGGCGTTCTTCCTCGACCTGCAGTGGCTCGTGTGGGCGTCCGCGGGCCTGCTCGTCGTCGGCGCGCTGACCGGGTGGGCGCTCGCCCGCGCGGGCTACGGCGTCGACGGCGCGAAGACCGCGCCCAAGGCGCACTGA
- a CDS encoding phosphoribosyl-ATP diphosphatase, with protein sequence MKSFDDLFVELEDKARTRPEGSGTVRQLDAGVHAIGKKIVEEAAEVWMAAEYQSDAETAEEISQLIYHLQVLMLAKGLTPADVYRHL encoded by the coding sequence GTGAAATCCTTCGACGACCTCTTCGTCGAGCTCGAGGACAAAGCCCGCACCCGCCCCGAGGGCAGTGGCACCGTCCGCCAGCTCGACGCCGGCGTGCACGCCATCGGCAAGAAGATCGTCGAGGAGGCCGCCGAGGTCTGGATGGCCGCCGAGTACCAGAGCGACGCCGAGACGGCCGAGGAGATCTCGCAGCTGATCTACCACCTCCAGGTGCTCATGCTCGCGAAGGGACTCACCCCGGCCGACGTGTACCGACATCTGTGA
- a CDS encoding Trp biosynthesis-associated membrane protein — protein MRPERMKLPAILGILAGSGLALLSWSQTWFEVVLVAGAAAGGATTLEVGGAVASPAIAALALAGLALAGALAIAGPLIRLVLGLLAVVLGGCLVLAASLSMADPVGAASGAIAEATGVAGAEPTAALVDRLTQTAWPVVAVVGGALVALAGLAVVVTGRAWPTSRRYGGGTRLAADGAQPAPASDRAVDDWDGLSRGDDPTDAADEPHDGTR, from the coding sequence GTGAGACCGGAACGCATGAAGCTGCCCGCGATCCTCGGCATTCTCGCCGGCTCCGGGCTCGCGCTGCTCTCGTGGAGCCAGACCTGGTTCGAGGTCGTCCTCGTCGCGGGCGCCGCCGCCGGCGGAGCCACGACGCTCGAGGTCGGCGGCGCGGTCGCCTCACCGGCGATCGCGGCCCTCGCGCTCGCCGGCCTCGCACTCGCGGGGGCCCTCGCCATCGCCGGGCCCCTGATCAGGCTCGTCCTCGGCCTGCTCGCCGTGGTGCTGGGCGGATGCCTCGTGCTGGCCGCCTCGCTCTCGATGGCCGATCCCGTGGGCGCCGCGTCCGGCGCGATCGCGGAGGCGACCGGCGTCGCCGGCGCCGAGCCGACCGCCGCGCTCGTCGACCGTCTCACGCAGACGGCGTGGCCGGTCGTCGCCGTCGTCGGCGGTGCGCTGGTCGCGCTCGCGGGCCTCGCGGTGGTCGTCACCGGCCGGGCGTGGCCGACCTCCCGCCGGTACGGCGGCGGCACCCGGCTCGCGGCCGACGGCGCGCAGCCCGCCCCCGCCTCCGACCGCGCCGTCGACGACTGGGACGGCCTCAGTCGCGGCGACGACCCGACCGACGCCGCGGACGAGCCGCACGACGGCACCCGCTAG
- the trpA gene encoding tryptophan synthase subunit alpha, giving the protein MRNVGEVIRRRNEEAAGALIGYLPVGFPTLDESVEAAVALVENGVDALEMGLPYSDPVMDGTVIQAATQQALANGFRLADGFEAVRRITERVDAPVLIMTYWNPVVQYGVDRFADDLAAAGGAGLITPDLIPDEAGDWLAASERTGLDRVFLAAPTSTDERLRRAVAASRGFTYAVSTMGITGARADVDRAARTLVARLHEAGSDAACVGVGISTAAQVAEVLEYAEGAIVGSALVKALADGGVAGAGRLAAELARGTARK; this is encoded by the coding sequence GTGAGGAACGTCGGCGAGGTCATCCGCCGCCGCAACGAGGAGGCCGCGGGCGCCCTGATCGGGTACCTCCCGGTGGGCTTCCCGACGCTCGACGAGAGCGTCGAGGCCGCCGTGGCGCTCGTCGAGAACGGCGTCGACGCCCTCGAGATGGGGCTGCCCTACTCCGATCCCGTCATGGACGGCACCGTCATCCAGGCGGCGACCCAGCAGGCGCTCGCGAACGGGTTCCGACTCGCCGACGGGTTCGAGGCCGTGCGACGCATCACCGAGCGCGTGGACGCGCCCGTGCTGATCATGACCTACTGGAACCCCGTCGTGCAGTACGGCGTCGATCGCTTCGCCGACGATCTCGCGGCCGCCGGCGGAGCGGGCCTGATCACCCCCGACCTCATCCCCGACGAGGCGGGCGACTGGCTCGCGGCATCCGAGCGGACCGGGCTCGACCGCGTGTTCCTCGCCGCACCGACCTCGACCGACGAGCGCCTGCGACGCGCCGTCGCCGCCAGCCGCGGCTTCACGTACGCCGTCTCGACCATGGGCATCACGGGCGCGCGCGCCGATGTCGACCGAGCGGCTCGCACGCTCGTCGCGCGGCTCCACGAGGCCGGATCCGACGCGGCCTGCGTGGGCGTCGGCATCTCGACCGCGGCCCAGGTCGCCGAGGTGCTCGAGTACGCCGAGGGCGCGATCGTCGGCTCGGCGCTCGTGAAGGCCCTCGCCGACGGCGGGGTCGCCGGGGCCGGGCGGCTCGCGGCCGAGCTCGCGCGCGGCACCGCACGCAAGTGA
- the lgt gene encoding prolipoprotein diacylglyceryl transferase: MIAPISIPSPDPEWRTLEIPVPWGTLNIQMYALCILAGIIIATIWTSRRLTKRGAEPGIVLDVVLWAVPLGIVFARLYHVVTHPDDYFAGQEWWRVFAIWEGGNAIYGSLIGGAIGVIIACRLTGLRFWSFADAVAPGLLLAQAIGRLGNWFNHELFGWPTDLPWGLEIESSNPAFPAGLEDGTLFHPTFLYEIIWNVVGVVVLLGLERFFRLRWGMMFGAYLIWYGAGRAVFETIRVDPSEMFLGIRSNVWASFAAIVIGLVIILVQRRRHPGVEPSVYRPGREWKPADAEVDSDDNTESDSDSLDDGVEGENEPGETAATSSSRSASV, translated from the coding sequence GTGATCGCACCGATCAGCATCCCGAGCCCCGACCCGGAGTGGCGAACCCTCGAGATCCCCGTCCCGTGGGGCACGCTCAACATCCAGATGTACGCGCTCTGCATCCTCGCGGGCATCATCATCGCCACGATCTGGACTTCGCGACGCCTGACCAAGCGCGGGGCCGAGCCGGGCATCGTGCTCGACGTCGTGCTGTGGGCCGTGCCGCTCGGCATCGTCTTCGCCCGGCTCTACCACGTCGTCACCCACCCCGACGACTACTTCGCCGGTCAGGAGTGGTGGAGGGTCTTCGCGATCTGGGAGGGCGGCAACGCCATCTACGGCTCGCTCATCGGCGGCGCGATCGGCGTCATCATCGCCTGCCGTCTCACGGGCCTGCGCTTCTGGTCGTTCGCCGACGCCGTCGCGCCGGGCCTCCTGCTCGCCCAGGCCATCGGGCGCCTGGGCAACTGGTTCAACCACGAGCTCTTCGGCTGGCCCACCGACCTGCCGTGGGGCCTCGAGATCGAATCGAGCAACCCCGCGTTCCCGGCCGGCCTCGAGGACGGCACGCTGTTCCACCCGACCTTCCTCTACGAGATCATCTGGAACGTCGTCGGGGTCGTCGTGCTGCTCGGCCTCGAGCGGTTCTTCCGCCTGCGCTGGGGCATGATGTTCGGCGCCTACCTGATCTGGTACGGCGCGGGCCGCGCGGTCTTCGAGACGATCCGCGTCGACCCGAGCGAGATGTTCCTCGGCATCCGGTCGAACGTCTGGGCGTCCTTCGCCGCGATCGTGATCGGCCTCGTCATCATCCTCGTCCAGCGCCGCCGGCACCCCGGCGTCGAGCCGAGCGTGTACCGGCCGGGCCGTGAATGGAAGCCCGCCGATGCTGAGGTAGACTCGGACGACAACACCGAGTCCGACTCAGACTCTCTCGACGACGGCGTCGAGGGTGAGAACGAACCCGGCGAGACGGCTGCCACAAGCTCGAGCCGCTCGGCCTCCGTCTAG